One Porphyromonas pogonae genomic region harbors:
- a CDS encoding KilA-N domain-containing protein: MSKKERITVQGMEITVISEKNSDYICLTDMVKGQEGEDHIRNWMRNRNSLEFLGAWEMLHNPAFKGVEFDTFLHEAGANRFNMTPRKWVEATNAIGLISKAGRNGGTYAHKDIAFEFGSWLSPVFKLYLITEYQRLKEAESNPMLGEWSVKRVLSKVNYTLHTDAVRDFIIPKIDVEREKAYAYADEADMLNLALWACTARQWREANPEYAKKGLNIRDTSSINELVVLANLESFNAELLKRDMDKSTRYACLHEMAERQLTRLNAIDAEKGFRKLEAKK; encoded by the coding sequence ATGAGCAAAAAAGAGAGAATAACCGTACAGGGTATGGAAATAACCGTTATTTCGGAGAAAAATAGTGATTATATTTGCCTTACCGATATGGTAAAAGGTCAAGAGGGTGAAGACCATATCCGCAACTGGATGCGCAACCGCAATTCCCTTGAGTTTCTCGGCGCTTGGGAGATGTTGCACAACCCCGCCTTTAAAGGTGTCGAATTCGACACCTTTTTGCATGAGGCAGGGGCAAACCGTTTTAATATGACACCCCGCAAATGGGTTGAGGCGACCAATGCTATAGGTCTGATTTCTAAAGCTGGGCGAAACGGCGGAACTTACGCCCACAAGGATATTGCGTTCGAGTTCGGTTCGTGGCTCAGCCCGGTGTTTAAACTCTATTTGATTACCGAATATCAACGGCTTAAAGAGGCTGAAAGCAATCCGATGCTCGGCGAATGGAGTGTGAAACGGGTACTTAGTAAAGTGAATTATACGCTTCATACCGATGCCGTCCGTGATTTTATCATTCCCAAAATTGATGTCGAGCGTGAGAAAGCATACGCTTATGCAGATGAAGCCGATATGCTGAATCTCGCTTTGTGGGCTTGTACAGCAAGGCAATGGCGGGAGGCAAATCCCGAATACGCAAAGAAAGGGTTGAATATACGCGATACGTCAAGTATTAACGAATTGGTTGTATTGGCAAATCTTGAGTCATTTAATGCAGAACTTTTGAAACGTGATATGGACAAATCTACACGATACGCCTGCTTACACGAAATGGCAGAACGTCAACTGACACGTCTCAATGCCATAGACGCAGAAAAAGGATTTAGGAAATTAGAAGCAAAAAAATAA
- a CDS encoding HNH endonuclease: MGFSLEIKEQVMIATARHCCVCHSYKGINLEVHHLIQEANGGPNTFENAIPLCFDCHANAGHYNNKHPKGIKFSIPELTKARNNWYDFVKNNPIVEKKLISNQIHTCYYVLRAFDVLESVIKGDFSSIDKYRNSVFLSDNSILKEWKETLNSHLKDFGSNVEQKMIMEVRLFNSIEEYFQEYEGVEMTDKTSVEYPYFEAKRKCDWCSLLNILKPNSFLEQLSKSGIKAETFCTSLLRRNENSCGGEAFEFAYTEYLEISPISFIFLGITNTSKEQIKLNSLLTKESTKILLPNFNLLPREMVLVPIATAINFQEIDRSKIIIEHIDGDRGQDFSRILNGSDFNEDDVCFFNEKINPNSVIYNDNEGEYEIEIHGFDFNNLYSINSYWQCGSCPHLFVINKHGKQKYVRELLKSASFKQRFDTITIPDEIFEIVIRELEDETTYIERIHINSRLYCENVVLRKGEFLSIPVSPNDKLIIRGHYEPYMFANSTLNDIWRRNEIIKQSNVHFNFY; encoded by the coding sequence ATGGGATTTTCACTGGAAATAAAAGAACAAGTAATGATTGCGACAGCAAGACATTGTTGTGTTTGTCATAGTTATAAAGGGATAAATTTAGAAGTTCACCATTTGATACAAGAAGCAAATGGAGGTCCCAATACATTTGAGAATGCCATTCCTCTTTGCTTTGATTGTCACGCAAACGCAGGGCATTATAACAATAAGCATCCTAAGGGAATTAAATTTTCTATTCCGGAATTAACTAAAGCACGAAATAATTGGTATGATTTTGTGAAAAATAATCCAATAGTTGAGAAAAAACTTATTTCAAATCAAATACATACATGCTATTATGTTCTTCGCGCTTTTGATGTTTTAGAGTCAGTAATCAAAGGAGATTTTTCTTCTATTGACAAATACAGAAACAGTGTATTTTTATCTGACAACTCAATATTAAAAGAATGGAAAGAAACTCTTAACTCGCATTTGAAGGACTTCGGCTCTAATGTTGAGCAAAAAATGATCATGGAAGTTCGACTATTTAATTCTATTGAGGAGTATTTTCAGGAATATGAAGGAGTTGAGATGACAGACAAAACAAGTGTGGAATACCCTTATTTTGAAGCAAAAAGAAAATGTGATTGGTGTTCATTACTGAATATTTTAAAACCAAATTCATTTTTAGAGCAATTGAGTAAATCAGGAATTAAAGCCGAAACGTTTTGCACCTCGTTACTTCGCAGAAATGAAAATTCTTGTGGTGGAGAAGCTTTCGAATTTGCTTATACTGAGTATTTAGAAATTTCCCCTATCAGTTTCATTTTTCTTGGAATAACAAATACCTCAAAGGAGCAAATAAAATTGAACAGCCTATTAACAAAGGAAAGCACAAAAATTCTCCTCCCCAATTTCAATTTACTTCCTCGTGAAATGGTTTTAGTTCCAATTGCAACTGCTATCAATTTCCAGGAAATTGACAGAAGCAAAATCATTATAGAACACATTGACGGAGACAGAGGACAAGATTTTTCACGGATACTGAACGGCAGTGATTTTAATGAAGATGATGTTTGTTTCTTTAATGAAAAAATTAACCCAAACTCTGTTATATATAATGATAACGAGGGAGAATATGAAATTGAAATTCACGGTTTTGATTTCAATAATTTATATAGCATAAATAGTTATTGGCAATGCGGATCTTGTCCACATTTATTCGTTATTAATAAGCACGGAAAACAAAAATATGTTCGCGAACTGTTAAAATCAGCCTCTTTCAAGCAAAGATTTGACACAATTACAATTCCCGATGAAATTTTTGAAATAGTAATTCGTGAACTTGAGGACGAAACAACTTACATTGAGAGAATCCATATTAATAGTAGATTGTATTGTGAAAATGTAGTTCTAAGAAAGGGAGAATTCCTGTCTATACCCGTAAGCCCTAATGATAAATTAATCATTAGGGGGCACTATGAGCCTTATATGTTTGCAAATTCAACGTTGAATGATATCTGGCGAAGAAATGAAATAATAAAACAATCAAATGTCCACTTTAATTTTTATTGA